DNA from Brassica napus cultivar Da-Ae chromosome C4, Da-Ae, whole genome shotgun sequence:
GGCGAATTTGCATACCTCCGGGTGCAAGCAAACGCAAACCCATTTGAATAATAACATTTTGCATCGCGTAGTCACCGGTTATACAAGCTACACTGGACTCAGATAAGGCTCTCAACGACCAACTCTGCTCGCTGCTACCATCATCTGCCATCGATGATGCCTCAAAGGTATCACCATCCTCACTAGCAATGTCGACTTCAGTATCATCGTCACCATTCGTCTCTTCAGGTTCATCTTGGAGAGCCTTTAATGAGTCTTCCTCCAACCTAATACCTTTCAAGATGGACGAAAGCTCTTCATCATCCTTTCCGCTATCTTTTGCACACTTCTTTTCACCAGCTTTGTCAGCTTCTTGATCTTTCTGAAATTCTTGCTCAGCCAAGGCATTGTAATGTTCCCACTTGGCCTTTCTCCTAAGGAACTTCCTGTGAGTACTGCTACTAACCGCAGGCCTCCATTCACCACCACCATCTTCATCAGCATCATTTCCCCCCTGAGATGCATCTATTCCTTCCACCACCATCTTACCCTCAATCTTCACCTCCGTTTTCTTAGGCGGGTACCTCTTCTGCTTCCTCCCGCCTTCCTCCTCATCCTCTTCTTGACCCTCAGTATGAGACGCAACATCACCAACCTCAGAACAGCTGTCCGAGGGAGGAAGGATGTTCATGTTAAGGTCTTTAAGCGGAAGGATCTTGGAAGTAGTGTTCGATTTCTCCTCAGTCTCGTTCTCCAGCGCCTCCCACTCCTCCAAGTTAGCCACATTAGACCCCCATCCAGGCAACTCCTTCTCAGGTAATCTCTTAACCCTAACAGTCTGAATAGGCGGAGGAACATCTCTAAGATTCTTGGTCCCATGAACCTCAGCCTCGAGCGTGTACGTCAAAGCAATCAACTTAAGATCAACATCAGAGAGTGTTTGCAAATCACCAGTAGCTTTTGCAAATTTAATAACtgcacaaacaaacaaaaaacaataactGCTTTCAACCATCGAATCCAAACTAACTACCTCAAAAAGAAGAATCAATTTGCTTTACCTTTACTGAGGGATTCAGGAGAAGGCTCCATGGTTTCGATAACGAAAGGGACGAACTCGAGACGACGGCGAGAGTTAGGGTCGCGAATCTCCGAGATTACTTCGGGGACGGTTACGAATTTGTCGGCGAAGTTGGTTAAGCTCTGGCTACCGTCGATGACGGCGTTGGCGTCGACGACCGCCATGGATATCCCCTTTGTGGATTTGCAGTTTCCGACCATGCCGAGAATCGCCGACGGAGCTACGTCGGTTGTCGGAGGCTTTGAGGGGGGATCTTTCTTCACTATGGAACTCCACATCGATGCTGGCTTCGGATCCATGATTGCTTGCGTTAGAGTTTCGTTTGTTTGCCGCTTTCAGTGAAGAAGACTGAGAGATAGAGAAGCGACGAAGAAGAGAGGTAAAACCCTAGGGCTACCGAAAACGTCGTCGTTTTGTTCAAATATTTGAATGGGCTCAAATAAATGGGAATTCATTTGTTTATGGTCGGAAAGCCCATATATTTTCACCTTATTTTGCGCATGTTCAAACAAATGGGCAAATATTTGTTAACTATAGATTTATTTTCAATGGGTCTCacttatatgtttattttgaaaaagCCCTGATAAGTGATTCCTTGGTTCCGATTACAGTGTAAATGTTGGACCGAGTTATTACAGCGATCCCTTAAACCGGGGTTTTCACAAACAGCCCTCGATACAGATTTGTTATTACATCTTAGATTGAAAAGCCGGTTTAGATACGGTTGTTCCCATCTTCCGCTGCTTCTCAACTTTGTCTTTAGCTCCGTAAAGGGTTTTATGAACCACATCAAAGTGAGGCTGTGTCGCCTTTCTCGTATTCTCAATCCATTCCTCAACTTTCTTGTAAGGGCTAAACAATCTAAGACGATCTTTCTCATCCAAAACCTGCAAAATATCACATACAATCAAATGCCAAAAATATAGCAAAGGAAGATATACTTTTTGATTACTTTGGAAAATGTATGTTTGTGTACCTGGAGTTGCATAAGTTCGCATACAAGGCTGAGATCAGCTATGGATGGTTGGCTGCTTCCGAGCAAGAATTTAGCATTGCCCTTAAGCCAAAAAGTCTCTAGAGTGGACAGAGACTTGGTTAGTATCTGCTCAGCTTCAGCAGCTGCTTTCGAGTCCAGAGAACCGCCAAGAAATGGAGCTAGAACACTATTCATTACATATCCAGCTGAAATAGTAAAACAATAACACGAAGCTGGTCATTCTAAAATTGACTCCATACCGAATATGAATAATATTAAAGTGTGTAATATACCTGCACCAGGGCGTAAATTGGTGTGATGCCAATCCAAGACAGAGTGAATCTTGGCTCTCTTGGAAAGATCATTCGGGTACCTAATGAACGAATATAGTAAACGAACACACGTTGGCCTTCGTATTCAAGAACATGTGTCAAAACAAATAAGACCACGTACCAATGATCAGCTACACTCGGGAATGCAGAGGAAAGATAAATCAAGATGGCGTGACTGCCAGATGAATATTACTTCAGGTTaagattcattaaaaaaaaaaaagaaccaagaaatgcaaaagagaaggaagaaatTTAAATGTGTGTAACCTCTCGAAGAGCTTAAGTCTGCCGTCAACAATAGTTGGAACTTTCCCCAATGGGTTAATCTCTGAGAAACAAAATCCATGATTTAGATAAAGTCTCAGCAATTCATAAGTTGAGACCAAATCAAGACAAATATATACAAGTATTTTCTCAGATTCAACTTCACCTCAACATTGGCTATTAATGCCAAGAACAAGAAACAGATTGATAAACAGATTGATAAACAGATTGATTACTACAACTTGTGCAAGCAAATACACAGTTTTTGTCATCGAAATAAAACGAACACTGAACCTTTTGTCAGATTAGTTATACGAACCTTTGAATTCAGGGGATAATTGCTGACGCTTCGCCAAGATAATCAGAACCTCATCGAATTCGATTCCATTAACCCTTAAATCAAAAGTATAACCAAATCATCAAGTACaagattattaatttttttaaaaaaaaagctgaaTCACCTCCAGAATTAACAAGGAAGGATAACGAAGTTACTTGCAGAATATGATTACAGCACGAGACGGCTGTGACATACGATCTGCATACACTTTCagcttcatcttcctcttctccttctgCTGTGTGGATCAGAATGTTTTACAAGACTGAAAGGTAATTATTTGGGAAGAAGTGTCCGACAAAGAAAATTAGCTTGCTGTTTCTGCTTCACATTTTAAGACTCCATGccgttttatttttgaaaacgaCAAACAAGCATATCTACCCCTACGTATTGATACAGGAGCCGAGCGTATACGGTGTCCCAGACTGAGATACGCGAAACTGTAAACAATCCGTTAATCTTTATTACTGTCAAATGTATTTCAAACTCTCAAACAAATGTTGTATCATTGTAAAAAGGTGTTTTAGTTGAATAAATTTTCATTCCGTTAAAAcgatttatttaacaaaatcatTATACAACTTAGTTATTTTTTTCATGTGTTTCCTTCAACTTCGTTATTGTTAGATTTGTGCTCCAATaacataattttgaaaaatcaaattatGAATCACAACCAGTCAGTTAAACGAAAGAACACCAAGTTTATTAAGAAGCTAAGCTTGATGTAGCCaacaatttatataaataaactccTTAGAAATAGAAAATGAATTATGTTACAACAGATCAAATGTTAagataaaaaaaggaagaaaaaaattcaaatcctgAAGTCTCTCTGGTAACATCTTACTCCCAAGAAAATCcaaaactaagaagaagaaatctacAACAACAGTTTATATACAGCACCAACGATATCTGTATGATGCTGCAATGTTCTAATAAGTAGTAGAAAGAACAAGACTGACTGAATCATCCCCGTGTCAAGTCAATATCAGTGAGGTGGTTATTGTTTCTTGAGTCAGTTGTTCTGCTGCCACCACCACCAGATCCTGCCCATCCCGGAGAAGAGTAGTCCAGTGGCGTCTGAGCCGCCTCTGCTGCTGATTCTGTTGCTCGTGGCGACCGCTGTTGTTCACTGGCCGGCGTCTCCAGGCTGTTGTCCTTTTTGGTGGTGTTGTCTTCCTTTGACCCGTTTTCTTGCTTGATTACTTTAGCCTTTGCACTTCCGTATACAAAACTACACGCCACCACCTACAAAACCCACAATGCAAGTTTCGGTTTTTAAGTCCAATTAATTTGATAA
Protein-coding regions in this window:
- the LOC106435275 gene encoding RNA-binding NOB1-like protein; translated protein: MDPKPASMWSSIVKKDPPSKPPTTDVAPSAILGMVGNCKSTKGISMAVVDANAVIDGSQSLTNFADKFVTVPEVISEIRDPNSRRRLEFVPFVIETMEPSPESLSKVIKFAKATGDLQTLSDVDLKLIALTYTLEAEVHGTKNLRDVPPPIQTVRVKRLPEKELPGWGSNVANLEEWEALENETEEKSNTTSKILPLKDLNMNILPPSDSCSEVGDVASHTEGQEEDEEEGGRKQKRYPPKKTEVKIEGKMVVEGIDASQGGNDADEDGGGEWRPAVSSSTHRKFLRRKAKWEHYNALAEQEFQKDQEADKAGEKKCAKDSGKDDEELSSILKGIRLEEDSLKALQDEPEETNGDDDTEVDIASEDGDTFEASSMADDGSSEQSWSLRALSESSVACITGDYAMQNVIIQMGLRLLAPGGMQIRQLNRWVLKCHACYTVTPEIGRIFCPKCGNGGTLRKVAVTIGENGTIIAARKPRVTLRGTKFSIPMPKSGRDAITKNLVLREDQLPQKYLHPKTKKKASKAGDEYFISDDVFMNHHSDKKAPLQPPVRKAMAVFSQKRNPNDNHYSRSMH
- the LOC106435276 gene encoding glutathione S-transferase T1, which encodes MKLKVYADRMSQPSRAVIIFCKVNGIEFDEVLIILAKRQQLSPEFKEINPLGKVPTIVDGRLKLFESHAILIYLSSAFPSVADHWYPNDLSKRAKIHSVLDWHHTNLRPGAAGYVMNSVLAPFLGGSLDSKAAAEAEQILTKSLSTLETFWLKGNAKFLLGSSQPSIADLSLVCELMQLQVLDEKDRLRLFSPYKKVEEWIENTRKATQPHFDVVHKTLYGAKDKVEKQRKMGTTVSKPAFQSKM